TCTCCTAAATTTTGGGATCTGACGCACCCTACAACCTCAAAAATAAATGTTTGCTACAGATGTAGAGTCGATTCATGAATTGACTCTACACCAGAGAGTGTTCATATCATATCCTTACGCATCGGTTACCTAAAAAATTCGTATTCTTATTCTTATCTGCGTTTATCTGCGTTCATCTGTCCTTCCTTATCTGCGGTAAAAATTTAACCAACGATGACAACAGTGCGATATCCAGAACATCCTTCATTGATAATGACATAGAGTTTCTACCAAGTAACTCGGTCTTTCAACTTATCCAACAAACTCGGCCCGACTCCTGGCACATTGTCCAAATCTTGTAAAGAAGTGAAAGGTTTCTTTTGACGTGACTGAATAATTTGCTGCGCCAATTTAGGCCCCACTCCTGGTAAAGCTTCCAATTCCTGTTGGCTAGCAGTATTGAGATTAACTTTCTGATTAATGGTATTTTCGCTAACTTTAGCTGTAGTTGAACTTGCCGCCGAAGGTGAAGATACGGTTTTTAGGGGCGGACATTGTTGCTGCTGATTCTTAATTTTTTGCTTAATTCCATCTGGTAAACCGAGTATAGAATCAGCATAAAGCCGATCGAACTCGCGCTCAAAATGGGCTGCAACGGTGGGACTTTGAATTACTAAAACTGTTTCGTCATTATTAGTGTTTGCTGCTGCTGACCAGTTGTGGGAACCAGTAATAACAATTTGTTTGTCTACAACACCAAATTTGTGATGCAACAGATCGCCTTTTTTTAGTTGGGGAATGCCTACAGTGGTAATCGGATTTTGCCAAGGACGGTTATCAACTTCGTATTTGCAATTATTAAGCAAAGCAACGCCCATCATATCCAGCGCTTCGCTATAGCTGCGATAGGCAAAGTCGGCATCGATTAAAGCTCGTATTTGCACACCGCGTTGATTGTCAGTTTCTAAGATATTCGCAAGTCGCTGTTCTGAAAATACAAACAACGCCATATTTACCGATTGGGTAGCGGTATTTAAGGTTTTACCGATCAGACCGTTGCTGCTTTCTTCCCAAGGCTGCGTTGATGATGTTGGCGAGAAATGAACTGCAATGGTAGTAGTTCCTAGAGTGATTTGCTGAACTGGTCGAAACGGCTTTTTGATGCCAAATTTGCTATCTGGATTACCACCAGGGCCATCGCCCCATAGAATGTTAAATTCTGCTGTGAAAAGAGTTGCTAATTCGGAATTATCAATGCTGAGAAGATTGTTAGCATTTCCCAAACTGCTGGGAGATATAAAGTCGCCGTGAATGTCGCTAGTTGTAAAATTTGCCGATGTAATAATGAGAGTGCGATCGTCAACGACGACAAATTTATGGTGCATTAAAGCACTGCCTTTTGAACCATCAGCGGTATCATCAATTATGGGAATACCGGCATTTTGCAACATGACGATCGCATCCCCTCGATCGATCTCATCTTGGCTGAGTTTATTATCGCCATTTTGGTCTGCTAACTTGACAAATTCGTTGTAGCGTCCGCGTTCCCGTTCCGGTAGTTTCGCTACCTCATCTGGTGTAAATTTACTCCAAGGACGGCTGTAAGTATTCTCCAGAATTACCCTTACCTTAACCCCAGCTTTTTTGCGATCGGCCAAAGCCTTGGCAATATGAGGTAACCGCAACTCCTGAACAGCCACATCCACGGTAGACTTAGCAGTGGCGATCGCATCGACTATCTGCTGTTCCAAGTCATCTCCCGATCGCGTTTGCTTGCGGTAGGGTTCTCTGTACTCAGCCGACTCAGAGTGGTTGAAGTAAACTTTAACAACAGGATCTTGGGGCAGGGGTAAAGGGGCCGATCGCTGAGTTTGCGGCCCAGCCCGTTGACAAGCAGCTAAGGTCAGTGCTAAAAGAATCGTTGCTACTTGCCTCACGATTGCATATATCAAATTAATGTCCATAAGTCAATAAGTGAAAGCAGTCTATTTTTACCCATTTAGCGGCAAGCAACCGATCCCACAGCTAGAAGCGGTGAGTTTTCTTGCTAAAATTCTGTAATCTAAAGTTTATTATTTTGAAAGCCGCTTTAAAGCATCTTTCAAAAACTAGCGTGTGCCCCACGGAAAGTGACGCCTGTGGAAAGAAAGACCTCAACGCAGAGGTATTTTCATCTGTTGTTATGCCTAGAAGAAAAAAGCAATTTCAGTGCGGCCACAAGGGCTATGGTCAAATGTGCCATCTGTGTGCCCAAAAAAAAGCCGTACTGGAACAAAAAAGACAGCTAAAAAACGAGTGGGAGTCCACTTTTGCCGATGATCCCATAGATTTAAGGGATCTACCCATCCATGTGGTGGTCAAGGCACGCACTGTGATTGCGGCTTTACAGCAGCACAAAAATTACACAGATTTTGGCGGCAAGCGATTGCGGCACGATCGCTTCGTGGTCAGCATTCCCATCACCCGCAACTACCGAATGCTCTGCCGGGACTGCGGTAATATCTTAATTCCCCTAGCTGTCTTGTCCCATGAGGACTACAATGTCCGCAAACCGGGAAGTTAGCTAGTTGTTAGACGTTGGCGGTATATGCTGAAATTAGAGAGCCAGTCGGTCGTCGCGACCTCTAACGCCTAAAGATTATGCAAATTTATCTAGATTACAGCGCTACAACACCGACCCGCCCAGAGGCGATCGCCGCTATGCAAGAAGTCCTCACCCAACAGTGGGGCAACCCCTCCAGTTTGCACGAGTGGGGACAACGGGCAGCAACGATATTAGAACAAGCCAGAATGCAGGTGGCTGGACTAATTAAGGCACCGGCAGAGTCTATTATATTTACCTCTGGCGGCACTGAGGCAGACAATCTGGCAATTATGGGTGTGGCTCGATGTTACACCAAACCTCAGCACATTATTATTTCCAGCGTTGAGCATTCAGCTGTGGCAGAACCAGTACAGCTGCTGGAACAATGGGGCTGGAAAGTGACGCGCTTGCCGGTGGATAGGTGGGGACGAGTTAACGAAAATGACTTGGAAAACGCGCTGCAACCCAATACGGTTTTAGTTTCGATAATCTACGGTCAGAGTGAAGTTGGCACTCTACAACCGATCGAAGCTTTGGGAAATATTGTCCGCGATCGCGGAGTGCTGTTCCACACAGATGCAGTTCAAGTAGCTGGGCGTTTGCCGATCGATGTGCAAAAATTGCCGGTAGATTTACTTTCCCTTTCCAGTCACAAAATTTATGGCCCTCAAGGGTCTGGGGCGCTGTACGTCCGTCCCGGCGTGGAATTAGTTCCTTTGTTGGGTGGTGGAGGGCAAGAAATGCGCTTGCGTTCTGGAACTCAAGCTGTGCCAATTATTGCCGGTTTTGGAGTAGCTGCGGAACTGGCGGCGCAAGAAATGGCTACGGAAACGTCCAGGTTGATTGGGTTGCGCGATCGTCTTTTCGACCAACTTTCCGATACTCCCAGTTTGACACCCACGGGTCACCGTTGGCACCGTTTGCCTCACCATGTCAGTTTCTGCTTGCAGGATGCCGATGGTAAAAAGCTCACCGGCAAAACCATCGTGCGGCAAATGAACTTAGCTGGTGTTGGTATTAGTGCTGGTGCTGCTTGCAGTAGCGGCAAACTCAACCCCAGTCCTATCCTGCTGGCGATGGGGTACAGTACCCAGATGGCAAAAGCGGGAATTCGCCTGACTTTGGGGCGTGACACGACAGCAGCTGATGTGGACTGGACTGCGATCGTACTGAAGCAAGTGTTGCAAAGATTGATACCAGAGGTGGCATTAGCTGGGCGTTGAATTCAGGGGATACATTTAACGCTCTCCTTGTGCCAATAACTCCTCAAACGCCTGCACCGAATTTACAGTAATAGCGCGTTTAAGTAGTCGTTTCAGTAGCGCTAAATCTTCGATCGCAAAAATGCTACTCCTTAAGGCATCTGGCACAGTTAAAAACCGCGTTTCCAGAACATCAATAACATTTTCGCGAGACGTTTGCAGGCGACCCTGCTGTATCCCATCCTGTATCCCATCCCGCTCAAAACTGGTAATGTATGGCATTCGCCTTTCCTCCTCTATCCCGTTAAAACTCTCCTTGTGCCAATAACTCCTCAAACTCCTGCACCGAAGTAACAGTAATAGCGCGTTTATGCAGTCGTTTCAGCATTGCTAAATCTTCGATCGCAAAAATGCGATTTTTTAAGGCATCTGGCACAGTTAAAAACCGCGTTTCCAGAACATCAATTACAGCCTCGTGAGACGTTTGCAGGCGACCCTGCTGTATACCATCCCGCTCAAAACTGGTAATGTATGGCATTCGCCTTTCCTCCTCTATTCGCTTGATTTCAGTTTTAAACTCTTGCTGAACTGCCTCCGGTAATGCCATGATCCATTCAATGAACCGGAACAACTCCAAAATCTGATTTTTACTATAGCCGCGCTCGTACAGTCGTCGCACTAACCTCAATTTTAACTGGAAACGGCGCGGTAAATCACTGCGTGTTGCTTGGGTTTCCAGATGCGCGGCGATAATGGTAGCAAAGGGATTAGTGCTTTCCTCTAGGGTAGCTGCTGGATAGTCGAGCAGTTTCACTACCGGAAACTGCAAACTGCTCTCAAATCCCCATCGACTATAACTATAGCCTGTCGGTCGCCAATTGGTGTTTTCATCTCCCAATACGGCAAAGCTGAAGACTTTTTGCCGATAGCGATCGAATAACCGATGATTGTAAATATACATCCGCTCGGCAAAATCTGACTGCTCTTGTCCTTGAATTTCGACATGAATTAACACAATCGCTTCTTCGCCGGAGTTCAGCCATACTTTTACTAGCTTATCTGCTAAACGCCTGCCTGTCTCGGCATCGCGAATCACTTCTTGCAATTCGGTGTCTAAAGTTTCATAACCTTTCTCCCAATCAATATCGCTGTGAGTATCTGCAAAACAAAAAGCCATAAATGGCTCAAAATAGACAGTTAGGGCTTCTTTCCAAGCGCTGTCGTAGTCGGCTCGCACTTCATCTTCCATTCAGTATATCCTCCTCTTAGATAATCCACCCTTGGTAGAGTCCTCAAATTTAAAATTTAAAACAAACTCAATTGCACAAATTCAGCCGATGAATTCGATTTAATTAAACGCGGGAAACCTCTACCTTCTTCCTTCAAACCTCCGAGACGGTTAATATTTTCAATAATTATCGGTAGACAATCCTCAGCCATTTTTTCTTGAATGTGATAAGTATTGAATCGCAAGATATCCCAACCTTCTGTTTGCAAGTCGTTATTTCGCTGATTATCTAAAGGAATGCGTTCTTTGTCAGCGTGCCAGGTATCGCCGTCAGTTTCAATATTGATTTTACCGTAAGTACAGTAAATGGCAAAGTCAAGGGCGTAGTTATTGTTTCTAGCTGTCACAAACTCCTGACGTTCGGCATTAATTTCTAATTGTTTAAATTCAGCCCACAATTTATCTTCCAGAGGACTTTCATCATACAAATCGTTAATCTCACCTGCATTGGTGAATTTTTCCCAGGTAGTTTGGATGAAAACAATCCGACGCGATCGACGGCTGAATATTGATGTTTCTAAACGTTGCAATGAGGATAACTCTAGTTTAGAATAACGCTGGCGGCTTTTTCTGTCCTTTGGTAATTCTGGAAAAAATTCCGACCGAAAAACTTCGCTAATTTGCTCAATTTTAGCATAATATCTAACGGCAAAAGCTTGTTTGCCAAAAGTTCCTGGTTGGTAAAAAGCAATCCATTGAGGAGGCCAACGCTGATTGAGAAATTTATGCACCTTATCTACAGGAATGCGATACCAATGGCGATCGCGAGCAATTTCCAAATCTAGCCGATTAGGTAGGATGGCGACTAATACTTCTTCATTTAATGCCATTGAATTTTCTGGGGAAGCTGGATAGATAAATATCAATGTTTGTGCTGGTACTATCACAGTACAATAACCTGTAAGCAAAAAAATACATTATGGCAGAACTACCCCAAAGTCTTGAAGAAGCGATCGCACAATCTCGCGAAGCTACCCTGGCTGCGATCGCAAATGGTTGCTCCCGGCTGCAAGTAGAGTTAAATTTCCCAGAAATCGCACTCCAAGCACAGTCCATCGCCCAGCAATTCATCCCCGTCTTTGAAGACCGCATTTCCCACCTGAAAGTTTTTTTCCCCGATGCCGGTGCTGCCGCATTGGCCCGCCGCGACTGGGGAGAAGTTCCTTTTAAAATTCAAGACATTGGCATGGGTAGAACTCCCATCCAAAACAAAATTGAGCCGGAAGATGAGGTATTCTTGCTGGTTGACCTCAGTGCGGTGGAAGTGGGGGAAGTAGAAAAGCTGTGCAACGCAGCGGGCTCAAGGCCCGTTATTTTACTCATTCCCCACTTGGAAGATGCCGCTACTGTCGGTATCGGTTATACTGCCCGTCAACTGCGGGAACGGTTACTCAATACCTTGGAATCTTGCTACTATGTCAAACCCGTAGAAGGGGCAGCTTTGTTTCGCTGCTATCCCTCTCCTTGGCAGGTTTGGCTCCAAAATAGCGAAAACTACAATTTGATTGCCGAATTGCCTAAAAAACCCGTTGGCGACGAACTCGATCGAATTCTATTCAACGCAACTCAGCCTAACAGCGCCAATGCAGGTGATGCCCCACGTCCCAAAAAACCCGGACTTTTCACCAATATGGAACGTTTCTTACGGGCATTGAGCCGATAGTGCGTAGGGTGCGTTAGCTTGAGGGTAACGCACCTGACCAAACTTGCCAAACCCCAGTCAGATATTTGACATAAACGCTCACGCATCACCCCGCCTCCACCCCAGATGCCGGTATACAGAGGTTTTCTCTTTCAGTGAGGTACAGCATTTTAAAGAGTGGGAGAGTGGGAGAGTGGGAGAGTGGGGGAGTGGGGGAGTGGGGGAGCGGGAGAGTGGGAGAGTGGGAGAGCGGGAGAGCGGGAGAGTGGGAGAGAGAATCACCAATTCCCAATTCTCCATTCCCAATTCTCCATTCCCAATTCCCCATTCCCAATTCCCCCACTCTCCCCCTCTCCCCCTCTTCCTTCTTCCCCTAGTCCCTAGCAAAAAAGCCCCTAGCCCCTAGCTATAATACTCTGTAAACCAACCGAAAATAGATACAAATGGACTTACAAAAGCACAATCTGGCCGAAAAAATGGCCTTTTTGATATCGATTCCGCCTGACAGCAACCTGGCCAAATTGCTAAGATTTTGTTTAGCAACCGGGTGGAATGAGGAACTTGCGGGGAAGAGTGCCTTGGATATCGCCCGTGCGCTTATAGAAGACCCATATAATTTGCCTTATTGGACGCATGAGGTAATGGGAATTGACAAAGAGCATAGCGATCGGGAGTGGATAGCGTTGGGAGAAATGGGCATCAAGGATACCAAAGAGTTTATTAACACCTTGTGGAAAGAATTGGAAAGTTTGAATTTGTAATCAAAGCTATAGTCATTGGTCATTAGTCATTGGTCATTTGGTAATTGGTGATTGGTAATCAAAAAATTACGTACTACCTTTTACCTTGGAAATAGACTTGTTGCAAAAGTCGATATTTATTTGCACGTTATCTGCGTTTACAGCGGCTTGCAGTCGGATGAAGTACACAAGAGAAACCCGGTTTATTGAAGAAACCTGGTTTCTATGTACCTCACTGCAAGAAGTCTAATGACCAATGACTACTGACCAATGACCCATGACTAATGACTACTGACTAAGTTAATTATTCATCTCTCAAATCATCAGGCACGATCGCATCTATTAGGTTGGCACCATTCAAGTTAGTATCTGTTAGGTTTGCGCCACTAAGGTTGGCACCCATCAGGTTAGCAGCACTCAAGTTGGCACTACTCAGATCGACACCAGTCAACCTAGCATTACTCAAATCCGCACCAAACAAGTTAGCATTCTTAAGATTGGAACCAGCCAAGTTGGAATCTTTTAGGTTGGCAAAACTCAGATTTGCGCTACTGAAGTTGACCCTCGTGAGGCTGGCAAAACTTATGTTGGCGCGATTCAGGTTGGCGCGATTGAAGTTGGCATTATCCAAATCCGCTTTATGGAAATCGCTTTCACTAAGCTCGGCATCACTTAGATCGATACTTTCTAATTTTGCACCAGCAACTTTTATCCCTCTAAGAATAACGCCATCCTTATTCAAATCTTGGAGTGCCATATACCGGGCATAGCTTACCTCTACTCCTTCCGCTCCATCTATCGTACTCCAAGCTTGGTAGTGAGATTGTTTTTTACGTTCGGGAATTTCCTTAATGAATAGAACTACGGCAACAACAACACTTAGAGACTCAAGACTCCCCAAAATTTGTCCTAGTATAGAGTTTTCATTAGTGATCAGAATCAGAAAGAGTACTATGCCGACGACGATCAGAGTGACTGCCCATGTGGGTAATTCCCAGAACCAGTAAACAAATTGTTCTTGTAAGTAAACGAATTTTTCCTTGATTTGTTTTACTATTACGCCTTGGCTGAAAACCGATCTTAAGCCTTTGATCTGCTCCTGTATCTGCTCCTGTACCAGGGTCTTAATTTGCTCAGATTTGTTTTTTTGGACTAATTCGACCTGTAAAACTGGAGACTCTTGTGGGACTGGTGCTTTCTCCACCTCCACAGCAGGGGTTGATACTGTCTGTGATGGGAGAGATGGTGCGGTATAACCGGCACCTTCTAACATCAAATTGGCGATCGCACCATAGGCATCCACCCAAGCTTGTTTTACTTCAGGAGTCCAAGAGAGCTGTAGGTACTGCTCAAAAGTCATTAGCAGCGCCTCACCCACCATCGGGTAATATTTTGGTAATACTCCGTAGCTAATGTGTCTGCCTCCCAAATCTTTTAGCACTTGTCCTAGAACTTCGGGCCTACGTAGACTTTCTACCACTAGCACTAAGGAACTGATCAGCTTTTTCTGCTGCTTCTTCATATCGGTGCTGCCAAATAAAGGTTTAACCTCTGGGTTAGCCGCAAACAAGTTCTCGTAGAAGCTAGCGGCAAATTGTTCTGCCTGGGGTCTAACTTTGGCAAAGCTGCTTTCGAGTAATTCTACCTGTAAAGCGCCTGACTTCTGTGGTGTTGGTGTTTTATTTACCTCAAAAGAAGGGGTTGGTACTTTCTGTAATTCGACCTGTAAAACAGGAGACTGCTGTGGAACTGGTGCTTTCTCCACTTTGGCGGAAGGGGTTGATACTGTCTGTGATGGGAGAGATGGTGCGGTATAACCGGCACCTTCTAACATCAAATTGGCGATCGCACCATAGGCATCCACCCAAGCTTGTTTTACTTCAGGAGTCCAAGAGAGCTGTAGGTACTGCTCAAAAGTCACCAGCAGCGCCTCACCCACCATCGGGTAATATTTTGGTAATACCCCGTACTGAATGTGTCTGCCTCCCAAATCTTTTAGCACTTGCCCTAGAACTTCTGGTCTGCGTAGATTTTCTACCACTAACACTAAGGAACCGATCAGCTTTTTCTGCTGCTTCTTTATATCCGTGTTGCTAAATAAAGGTTTGAGCTTTGGGTTAGCTGCAAACAGGTTCTCGTAGAAGCTAGCTGCAAATTCATCAGCTTGAGGTCTGATGCGCTGGAAACTCTGTTCTAATAGTTCAACTTTTAAAGACATTTATCAGATCTGACAATCGGTATAAAAACTATGCTATCAAATTCTAGAGTCGCATGGCATTCCCAGTCCCCGTTCCCTAAGAGATGTGTTTTACATAAACGCGATCGCATCTCGCTGTCTCTACTCCAGAGGCAGGTTGATAGCCGCTGCTTTCATATAGTTGCACTGCTTGTTTTAAAACTGAGGCAGTTTCTATCCAAATCTGTTGAAAACCTCTAGATGCGATCGCACTTTCTAACTCTTTCAATAAAAATTTCCCCAGTCCTTTTCTCCTTGCAGATGGCAACAGATACATTTTGCGAATTTCTACTGCGTCTGACGCTCTTTTGATGGGATAATAAGCAGCTGTTCCTACCACTTGTCCCTCCTGTTCCACCACCCAGAACTCTCCCGCAACTGCCAGATAACATTCTTCGATCTGCAATACATCTTTGTCTGCCTCTGTTGGTTCCCAAGGCAAGCCGTACTCGGTTAACACGGAATGGATGACATCGGCAGCAAAGGCCAGATCGCCCTCCTCCCAAGAACGAATCACAAAATCGCGATAGTGAGTTTTCACTTTAAATATAGTTATTCTACAATTATTTATTTTAATGTTGTCATCGTTGGTTAAATTTTAACCGCAGATGAAGACAGATAAACGCAGATAAACGCAGATAAGAATAATCACACGAATTTTTTAGGTAAGCGATGCTACCAAACATGATATTATTGGTTTCAAACCCCCGGCTCGCTCCGTGGGGTCAATCCAAAATCCAAAATCCAAAATTGAATAAATTACGCAAATTTACGTAGTTGTAAAATCTGATAGATATGATAATATAGTTTGCATTATAACATATCTTTAGGTAGATGATGAAGCAACTACCTATGAACCATGATGAGAATTGGTAATGCCAAATTGAGGATAAGGTAAAAAAAATGATTCAGATCGGCCTCAAGAAGCTATTATCTAAAAAAGAAAGTTCATCGACGATCGCCAACCTGGTAAATACTATTGATAATTCTATCAGCATTCAGGATGCCGAAGGCGATACGCTGCTTGGGGTGGCAAGTGAAAATCAATTAAATAGATGTCCGATCGAAGTTTCAGGAGAAACGATCGGATGGGTAATTGGGTCAGAAAAAGCATCTCCTGTAGCTGCTTTTATATCTTATTTAGCTAATAAAGAGCTAGAGAAGAAAGCACTTGCAAACGAATTATTAGCTCGATATAGAGAAATCACAGTTTTATATCAAATTTCCCAAAAGTTAACGGCAACTTTAGAACTAAAAGAAGTTGCCAAATTAGCGATCGATGAAGCCAAAGAGCTTGTAGACGCAACCAGCGGCTCGATCGTGTTAGTACATCCAGTCAACGGCTGCCTTGAAGTCATCTCGGCATTTGGTAAAGAATGCCAGCCAAATGCAACCTTAAAACTAGGTGAAGGCATCATCGGTAACGTAGTTACAAGAGGAACGGGAGAAATAGTCAACGATGTGTTATCCGATCCCAGATATGTAGAAAATAAAGAGCAAGTAAGCTCTCTAATTTGCGTTCCTTTGAAGACGAAAGATAAAGTAATTGGTGCGATCGAAATCAGCAGCAAGACACCAGTCAATTACACAGCAGCAGATCTGAAACTGCTTACCATGCTGGCATTTCAAGCTGGATCGGCCATTGAAAATGCCCTTCTCCATGAAAACCAGCTGCGCGAAAGCCGCCGGGAAGCTTTGCTTTTTCGTTTAGCAAGCCAAATCCGTCATTCCCTGAACCTCGATACCATTTTAGAAACAGCTGTGACCGAGATCCGCAGTCTCCTGCAAATCGATCGCTGCCAATTCATCTGGTATAGACCCGAAGAAGGGAAAAAAGTTCCCAGGCAGAGCCAGGAAACGAGGTCAAAAGGCCAAAGTAAAGCAGAAAACTTCATTCATCCTTCGGAAATCCCTACAGAGTACATCGATCGTGCTTCCGCTAACTGGGAAGTTGTCAAAGAAGCCAAAAACCCCGATTTACCGAGCTTAATGGGTTACTACTCAGCTGTAGAGGTTGGTTCGTTTACGGAGAAACTTCTAGATATGGAAGTAGTTTGGGCAGATAATGTCGTAACCCTCAGCGATCCGGTAATGAAAGAGTTCTTCCTTGATAAAAAATTTAGCTCTTTATTCGCACTGCCGATTCAAACTCGCTCTGGAACAATTGGTGTAATTAGCTGCGGTCACAGTACAGAAGTGCGTAAGTGGAGCGACCATGAAGTAGAACTATTGCAGGCTGTGGCTACTCAACTGGCAATCGCTCTCGACCAAGCAGAATTATACCAAGAAACTGCGATCGCAGCCGCCACAGCCCAAGCCCAAACCCGACAATTACAGCAAACCCTGCACGAATTACAGCAAACCCAAGCACAGCTAATCCAAAGCGAAAAAATGTCCAGCCTTGGCTGTATGGTTGCTGGTGTAGCCCACGAAATCAACAATCCCGTCAATTTTATCTACGGCAACCTCTCCTACGCCCATCAATATTCCCAAAGCTTACTCGATCTTGTACAACTTTATGGCAAGCACTATCCGCAACCAGTACCGGAAATTCAAGCTCAGATAGAAGCGATCGAACTCGACTTTCTGGTTGAAGACCTACCCAAAATACTATCATCAATGCAGGTGGGAGTCGATCGCATCCGTCAAATCGTCTTATCCCTGCGAAACTTCTCCCGTCTGGATCAAGCAGAGATGAAGCCAGTGAACATTCACGAAGGTATCGATAGCACCCTCATGATATTGCACCATCGCTTAAAATCGACAACAGAACGTCCTGCAATTCAAGCAACTCAAGAGTATGGCGACTTGCCGCTTGTAGAGTGTTATCCCGGTCAGTTGAACCAAGTTTTCATGAACGTCATCAGCAATGCGATCGACGCCCTTGAAAACCAACCTCAACCTCAGATTACCATTCATACTGAAGTAGTCCGCGCTCTGGACGCTGTTGTGATTCGCATTCGAGACAACGGCCCAGGAATGACAGATGAGGTCAAAAAGAGATTGTTTGACCCCTTCTATACAACCAAACCAGTAGGGAAAGGGACAGGGCTAGGTTTGTCCATTAGCTACCAGATTGTCGTGGAAAAACATGGAGGCAGCTTGAAGTGTATATCTGAACCAGGTCAGGGTGCAGAGTTTTTGATTCAGATTCCCGTCAAAGCGATCGCACTAAGTCGTCCTGAGAGTAACAATCACCATCTGGTTGATTTTACTCCTAATTTGCAGACATACCGCCATCAAACTCAATATTGTTAACCACTTGTAGAACACTCGGCAAATTTTGGTTATTAATATACCAGACTAAAATAACCTCACAAAGCGATAGGAGAACACGAATGATTTCCATTCCAGGTTACATAATCACCGAACAAATTCAAGCCGGTTTCCATACTCTTATTTATCGGGGAGTTAGGGAACAGTCTCAAACATCGGTGATTATTAAAACACTCCTCGCCGATTATCCCACCCTCGAACAAATTACTCGACTCAGACATGAATATCAAATTCTGCAAAAATTAGAGATTGAAGGAATTGTTAAAGCATACGCATTAGAAAACTATCATAACGGTCTAGCAATCATATTAGAAGACTTTTCAGGACAATCCCTCAAAAAAATTTTAGTGACTCAAAAAATCGAATTAATTTCCTTCCTAAAAATCAGCATTCAGCTAGCCATAACCCTAGATCAGTTGCATCAAAATCAGATTATACATAAAGACATTAAACCCGATAACATCCTGGTCAACACTTCTACAGGGAAAGTTAAAATTATCGACTTTAGCATAGCATCACGCCTATCCAGAGAGACGACAGAAATTAGTAATACCAATTTACTAGAAGGAACCCTAGCCTATATATCACCAGAACAGACAGGCAGAATGAATCGGTCAATTGACTACCGCACAGACTTCTATTCATTAGGAATAACATTCTATGAAATCTTGACAGGACAGCTACCATTTAATGCCACCGAACCCCTAGAATTA
Above is a window of Argonema galeatum A003/A1 DNA encoding:
- a CDS encoding DUF655 domain-containing protein; amino-acid sequence: MIYAIVRQVATILLALTLAACQRAGPQTQRSAPLPLPQDPVVKVYFNHSESAEYREPYRKQTRSGDDLEQQIVDAIATAKSTVDVAVQELRLPHIAKALADRKKAGVKVRVILENTYSRPWSKFTPDEVAKLPERERGRYNEFVKLADQNGDNKLSQDEIDRGDAIVMLQNAGIPIIDDTADGSKGSALMHHKFVVVDDRTLIITSANFTTSDIHGDFISPSSLGNANNLLSIDNSELATLFTAEFNILWGDGPGGNPDSKFGIKKPFRPVQQITLGTTTIAVHFSPTSSTQPWEESSNGLIGKTLNTATQSVNMALFVFSEQRLANILETDNQRGVQIRALIDADFAYRSYSEALDMMGVALLNNCKYEVDNRPWQNPITTVGIPQLKKGDLLHHKFGVVDKQIVITGSHNWSAAANTNNDETVLVIQSPTVAAHFEREFDRLYADSILGLPDGIKQKIKNQQQQCPPLKTVSSPSAASSTTAKVSENTINQKVNLNTASQQELEALPGVGPKLAQQIIQSRQKKPFTSLQDLDNVPGVGPSLLDKLKDRVTW
- a CDS encoding DUF7682 family zinc-binding protein, translated to MPRRKKQFQCGHKGYGQMCHLCAQKKAVLEQKRQLKNEWESTFADDPIDLRDLPIHVVVKARTVIAALQQHKNYTDFGGKRLRHDRFVVSIPITRNYRMLCRDCGNILIPLAVLSHEDYNVRKPGS
- a CDS encoding cysteine desulfurase family protein; this encodes MQIYLDYSATTPTRPEAIAAMQEVLTQQWGNPSSLHEWGQRAATILEQARMQVAGLIKAPAESIIFTSGGTEADNLAIMGVARCYTKPQHIIISSVEHSAVAEPVQLLEQWGWKVTRLPVDRWGRVNENDLENALQPNTVLVSIIYGQSEVGTLQPIEALGNIVRDRGVLFHTDAVQVAGRLPIDVQKLPVDLLSLSSHKIYGPQGSGALYVRPGVELVPLLGGGGQEMRLRSGTQAVPIIAGFGVAAELAAQEMATETSRLIGLRDRLFDQLSDTPSLTPTGHRWHRLPHHVSFCLQDADGKKLTGKTIVRQMNLAGVGISAGAACSSGKLNPSPILLAMGYSTQMAKAGIRLTLGRDTTAADVDWTAIVLKQVLQRLIPEVALAGR
- a CDS encoding transposase — encoded protein: MEDEVRADYDSAWKEALTVYFEPFMAFCFADTHSDIDWEKGYETLDTELQEVIRDAETGRRLADKLVKVWLNSGEEAIVLIHVEIQGQEQSDFAERMYIYNHRLFDRYRQKVFSFAVLGDENTNWRPTGYSYSRWGFESSLQFPVVKLLDYPAATLEESTNPFATIIAAHLETQATRSDLPRRFQLKLRLVRRLYERGYSKNQILELFRFIEWIMALPEAVQQEFKTEIKRIEEERRMPYITSFERDGIQQGRLQTSHEAVIDVLETRFLTVPDALKNRIFAIEDLAMLKRLHKRAITVTSVQEFEELLAQGEF
- a CDS encoding DUF559 domain-containing protein, producing MALNEEVLVAILPNRLDLEIARDRHWYRIPVDKVHKFLNQRWPPQWIAFYQPGTFGKQAFAVRYYAKIEQISEVFRSEFFPELPKDRKSRQRYSKLELSSLQRLETSIFSRRSRRIVFIQTTWEKFTNAGEINDLYDESPLEDKLWAEFKQLEINAERQEFVTARNNNYALDFAIYCTYGKINIETDGDTWHADKERIPLDNQRNNDLQTEGWDILRFNTYHIQEKMAEDCLPIIIENINRLGGLKEEGRGFPRLIKSNSSAEFVQLSLF
- a CDS encoding DUF1995 family protein produces the protein MAELPQSLEEAIAQSREATLAAIANGCSRLQVELNFPEIALQAQSIAQQFIPVFEDRISHLKVFFPDAGAAALARRDWGEVPFKIQDIGMGRTPIQNKIEPEDEVFLLVDLSAVEVGEVEKLCNAAGSRPVILLIPHLEDAATVGIGYTARQLRERLLNTLESCYYVKPVEGAALFRCYPSPWQVWLQNSENYNLIAELPKKPVGDELDRILFNATQPNSANAGDAPRPKKPGLFTNMERFLRALSR